In Mus musculus strain C57BL/6J chromosome 1, GRCm38.p6 C57BL/6J, a single genomic region encodes these proteins:
- the Il17a gene encoding interleukin-17A precursor: MSPGRASSVSLMLLLLLSLAATVKAAAIIPQSSACPNTEAKDFLQNVKVNLKVFNSLGAKVSSRRPSDYLNRSTSPWTLHRNEDPDRYPSVIWEAQCRHQRCVNAEGKLDHHMNSVLIQQEILVLKREPESCPFTFRVEKMLVGVGCTCVASIVRQAA, from the exons ATGAGTCCAGGGAGAGCTTCATCTGTG TCTCtgatgctgttgctgctgctgagcCTGGCGGCTACAGTGAAGGCAGCAGCGATCATCCCTCAAAGCTCAGCGTGTCCAAACACTGAGGCCAAGGACTTCCTCCAGAATGTGAAGGTCAACCTCAAAGTCTTTAACTCCCTTGGCGCAAAAGTGAGCTCCAGAAGGCCCTCAGACTACCTCAACCGTTCCACGTCACCCTGGACTCTCCA CCGCAATGAAGACCCTGATAGATATCCCTCTGTGATCTGGGAAGCTCAGTGCCGCCACCAGCGCTGTGTCAATGCGGAGGGAAAGCTGGACCACCACATGAATTCTGTTCTCATCCAGCAAGAGATCCTGGTCCTGAAGAGGGAGCCTGAGAGCTGCCCCTTCACTTTCAGGGTCGAGAAGATGCTGGTGGGTGTGGGCTGCACCTGCGTGGCCTCGATTGTCCGCCAGGCAGCCTAA